The region CTTGGTGATGACGGCCGAGGAGGAGACGTAGATGATGCCGCCGAGAAGCACCGCGGGGACGAACCCACCGAACAGGACGTAGCCCAGCCCGAAGCCGACCGAGAAGTTCACCCCGAGGTCGACGAGCCCGGCTTTCCCCATCCGTTCGGCGTCGGCGACCAGCCGCGCTGGGTCGAACTCCAGCCCCAGGAAAAACAGGAGGAACACCACGCCGAGTTCAGCCGCCACCTCGACGAACGCGGTCTCTTGGACGTACGGCAGCCCCGCACGCCCGAGAACGAACTCGTTCAGTGCTATTCCTGAAAGGACGTAGAACGGGATCGCCGAGAGCCCGAGCCGCGACGCGAGGAGGCCCGCCAGCGCTACGGCGGCGAAGAGAACGCCAGTCTCCAACAGAAGAGTTCCGGCCATTACTCCTCTCAGGTCACCCGGGCCACTTAGCTTCCCCTCCTCAGGCGAGGCGGTTCCAACAGCGCGGACAGAACCGGATGGCCGACATCATGGACGAAATCGAGGACGACCTGATTGAGATCGGGCAGGTCCGCGACCAGCTCAAGACGCTGCCGGATATCCGGCCCGACGAGTCGGCCATCGTCGTCGCCGGCTACCCCAACGTGGGGAAATCCTCGTTCGTCAACTACCTCACGAACGCCCGCAACGAGATCGAGTACTACCCGTTCACCACGAAGGCGGTACAGGTGGGCCACTTCGAGCACAACCACATCCACTACCAGATCGTCGATACGCCCGGCGTGCTCGACCGGCCCGACGAGGAACGCAACGGCATCGAGTCCAGGCAGTTCCGGCGCCCGAGCATCTTGCGGACGCTGTGCTGTTCGTCCTTGACGCCTCCGGCGACTGTGGCTACCCGCTTTCGTTCCAGCTGGAACTGTTGGCGGAGGTCAAGGAGCGCTTCGACTTACATACTGCAAAGACTTGAAGCGTGACGAATCTGGCTGGAACTGTTGGCGGAGGTCAAGGAGCGCTTCGACGCCCCCATCATCACGGTCTGTAACAAGTCCGACCGCTCGACGGAGGCCAAGGCGGACGTGTACATGAGCATCACCGAAGAGGAGAACGTCGATGAGGTGCTCGAGATAGTCGTCGAGGCCATCGACTGGGAGACCGACTTGCCGCCGTCCCGGAACGCTTGACGGGTGGCGTTTCGTACCGTTGTCCCGGAACGCTTGAGAAGCAGAGAGTGTCCTTCCGGTTCTGGTTCACTCGTCGCCGTTCGTTCCTTTGACCCCGTCGGTGCTCTCGACCGCGTGTAGTGCACTTCGATGCAGATCGTCGCCGAAGCCCAGACCGAACGGGCCTTCGTTGATGGCCGTGACGCGGTCGTAGATGCGGTTGACGAGCGTCGGCGGCTCTGTCCCCGGTGGGTAGCCGACGGTCACCACCACGCGTTTAGGGCTGTGGAAGGGGAAAGTCGCGCCATGTTCCACCTCGAACTCCACCAACGTGAGCTGCGGGTGGGCCTCGACGACCTCCACGACCGCCTCCTTGGTCTGGTCCTCGAACGTCGCCCGCGGTAGAAGCGTAGGTGACGCTCGAGGAACGAGGAGAGCACGTAATCGATGCCCCGACTGTCCAGTACATCGAGCACGGCGTCGCGGGTCGCGTCGCTCGGCCCGGTAGGATGATCGAAATCTCCGCCAGACGGTGGCTAACAAAGCTCCCAACAGATGACGCGTCATCCGCAATGGAACGAACCAACGTTACCGAAGACGACGAAGGCAAACAGGTGGTCAACACACGCGGCGAGAAGGTGGGGATGGTGTCGGAGGTCCGCGACGGCACGGCCTACGTGAACCTCGACCCCGGCATCACTGACTCCATCCGGTCCCGGCTCGGCTGGGGAGACGCGGATCAGGACGACTACCGGCTGGACCGAGACCGCATCGCTACGGTGACCGACGACGAGATCCGGCTCAAGAAGTAGGCGACGAGGTCTGTCCTCCTGCGTCCAGACGCGGTGGATCGGTATACGAACTCCCCGGAACCGGGGCCGCCCATTCTTTATTGCGATATACGATTCATCAGACTCCCCCCGGAACTCGTGAGGGTTAACCCCGAGGACCCGCTAGGACGGCTATGCCTTTCGAAAACCGGCCAAATCGAAGTACCGAGGTCGTCCTCGTCGGCCGGTCGAACGTGGGGAAGTCGACGCTGATGCGGGAGCTGACCGGCCACAAATTCGACACCGGCGGGAAACCCGGTGTTACCCGCCAACCCAACCACTTCGACTGGAACGGCCCGGACTTCATGTTCACCGACCTGCCGGGGTTCGGCTTCATGTCCGGCGTCGAGGAGGGGCGGCGCGAACAGATCAAGACCGACGTGGTGCGCTACGTCGAGGAGAACGCTGACCAGATTCTCGCAGGCGTGCTCGTCGTCGACGGGAAGGCGGTCATCGACATCATCGACCGCCACCACGAGCGGGGGAATATCCCCCACGACGTGGAGATGTTCCAGTTCCTCCAGGAGATCGATGTCGACCCCATTGTCGCCGTCAACAAGATGGACAAGGTCGACGACGAGGACGAGCGCCTGGACGAACTCTGTGACCGATTGGGCCTGTTCCCGCCGTGGCAGCAGTGGCAGGAGACTATCTGCCCCATCTCTGCGAAGCGAGGCAATATCGAGACGCTGGAGACGGCACTCGGTGACCGCTTCCACGAGGTAAAGCGCGACGACCTGCTGCAGTTCGTCAGCTGAGCACGTCGGCGACATTCCGGTGAGGGTCGCCGTTCCGGACTGATTCTCGTGCCGGGCGCTCGCGTAACGCTCTTCCGCGTCGGCCTCCCTCTCTCGGCTATGTCCGCGGTCACGGGCCCGCCCGTCGAACTCGACGAACGCCGGGCGGAGCTCACGCCGATGCTCCAGCAGTACGTCGACTGCTGCCGGGAGCACGACGACGCGCTCGTCCTCTTCCGAGTGGGGGATTTCTACAAGACGTTCTGTGAGATCGCCGAGGAAGTCGCCCGCGTCTGTGAACTCACGCTCATCGAGCGGGAGGACTCCACCGGCAGCTACGCCGCTGCGGGGATTCCAGTCGACAACGCAGCCGAGTATCTCGAACGGCTGCTCGCGGCGGGTCACCGCATCGCCATCGCCGACCAGGTCGAAGAGCCCAGCGAGGTCAACGGACTCGCCGACCGCGCGGTGACGCAGGTCATCACGCCCGGAACCGTTGTCGACGACGAACTGCTCTCGCCCGATTCCACGTATCTCGCGTCCGTGATTGGCGATGACGATGCGTTCGCCGTCGCCAGCATCGACGTTTCCACCGGCGACTGCCGAGTCACGAGCGCCCCGAACCGTGAAGCCGCTCGGGAGGAACTCGAACGCGTCGCGCCGGCCGAACTTCTGGTCGGCCCCGGCGGCGACGGCTTCGACCCCACCTGCCCGACGACGCAGTGGAAGGAATCCGCCTTCGCCACCGACAGCGCACGGGAGACTCTGACTGCCTACGCTGACCCGGAGCGGTTCACCCAGGTGGAGGGTCGCGCCGTTGGTGGCCTGCTCGCGTACGCCGAATACACACAGGGCGACGACGGCCCGCTCGACTACGTCTCCCGAGTCGGGCGGTACGACCCCGCCGACCACCTCCAACTCGACGGTGCTGCCCTGCGCAGCCTCGAACTGTTCGAGAACCGCGCACAGGGCGACCGCTCGGGCGATACACTGTTCGACGTCATTGACGAGACGGTCTGTGCGCTGGGTCGGCGCCGACTGGAGTCATGGCTCCGCCGGCCGCTGGTCGACCAGGCGTCCATCGAGGCGCGCCATGCAGCCGTCGCCGAACTCACGGGGGCGACGCTGCTGCGCGAGGAACTTCGGGACTGCCTCTCGACCGCGTACGACCTCGAACGGCTGGTCTCGTGCGTCTCTCGCGAACGCGCGAACGCCCGCGACCTGCGCTCGGTCACGAACACGCTCGCGGTGGTTCCCGAACTCAAGGCGGCGCTCGCGGACGCCGACGCGCCGCTGCTCGGCGACCTTCGGGAGGAACTGGACGAACTGCCCGACGTGCGGAAGCTCATCGAGCGTGCCATTGCCGAAGACCCGCCACAGGAAATC is a window of halophilic archaeon DL31 DNA encoding:
- a CDS encoding GTP-binding protein engB (TIGRFAM: Small GTP-binding protein~HAMAP: GTP-binding protein, ribosome biogenesis, YsxC~KEGG: hla:Hlac_1378 GTP-binding protein~PFAM: GTP-binding protein, HSR1-related), encoding MPFENRPNRSTEVVLVGRSNVGKSTLMRELTGHKFDTGGKPGVTRQPNHFDWNGPDFMFTDLPGFGFMSGVEEGRREQIKTDVVRYVEENADQILAGVLVVDGKAVIDIIDRHHERGNIPHDVEMFQFLQEIDVDPIVAVNKMDKVDDEDERLDELCDRLGLFPPWQQWQETICPISAKRGNIETLETALGDRFHEVKRDDLLQFVS
- a CDS encoding hypothetical protein (KEGG: hla:Hlac_1663 hypothetical protein) — protein: MERTNVTEDDEGKQVVNTRGEKVGMVSEVRDGTAYVNLDPGITDSIRSRLGWGDADQDDYRLDRDRIATVTDDEIRLKK